A part of Paenibacillus sp. sptzw28 genomic DNA contains:
- a CDS encoding haloacid dehalogenase type II, with protein MRPIKAIVFDAYGTLFDIHSVISKIDQLFPGEGKQISELWRKKQLEYTWLRSLMGRYRDFWKVTDDSLAFALKALRLRSDGQTRNIILNEYLVLKPYPEVAAALDQLQHLPLGILSNGTPYMLYSVVNNAGLHHLFSTVLSVDSLKIYKPFSGVYELASVYLGVSREDILYVSANAWDAAGAKAFGLMVCWVNRLNMPFDELDVAPDLIVSNLDQLMNILARRMKLY; from the coding sequence ATGCGTCCTATTAAAGCGATTGTATTTGATGCGTATGGCACATTGTTTGATATACATTCGGTCATATCAAAAATTGACCAATTATTCCCCGGTGAAGGAAAACAAATAAGTGAACTTTGGAGGAAAAAGCAGCTGGAATATACCTGGCTGCGTTCATTGATGGGACGCTATAGGGATTTCTGGAAGGTAACGGACGATTCCTTAGCGTTCGCTTTAAAAGCATTAAGATTACGGTCCGATGGTCAAACTCGAAATATAATTCTTAATGAGTATTTAGTTTTAAAGCCTTATCCTGAAGTAGCTGCAGCTTTAGATCAATTACAGCATCTACCACTGGGGATCCTCTCGAACGGCACGCCTTATATGCTGTACTCGGTGGTGAATAATGCCGGGTTACACCATCTTTTTTCAACTGTGCTAAGCGTAGACTCACTTAAAATTTATAAACCTTTTTCAGGGGTATACGAATTAGCTTCCGTTTATCTAGGCGTCAGCAGAGAAGACATCCTGTACGTTTCGGCCAATGCGTGGGATGCCGCAGGCGCAAAAGCTTTTGGCCTTATGGTATGTTGGGTCAATCGTTTGAATATGCCCTTTGACGAGTTAGATGTGGCACCCGACCTGATCGTAAGTAACCTGGATCAATTAATGAATATACTTGCCCGGCGCATGAAACTGTACTAA
- a CDS encoding phosphate propanoyltransferase: MKSVPVGVSARHIHLSQEHVELLFGKGAELTVMKPLSQPGQYAANETVEVIGPKGGFPKVRILGPARKRTQLEVSRTDAFTLGINPPVRESGNIAGSAGITIKGPVGQVTIEEGVIVAARHIHFHTSDAERFGVTDKQRLSVRLQGERGLVLDNVIARVSPEFALDLHIDTDEANAAGAKTGDTAEIIG; encoded by the coding sequence ATGAAATCGGTACCTGTTGGCGTATCTGCGAGACATATTCATCTATCTCAGGAGCATGTGGAGCTGTTATTCGGCAAAGGCGCGGAGCTGACAGTAATGAAGCCGTTATCCCAGCCGGGTCAATATGCGGCTAACGAGACTGTTGAAGTGATTGGACCCAAAGGGGGATTTCCCAAGGTTCGTATTCTGGGACCTGCACGTAAACGGACGCAGCTGGAAGTATCGCGGACGGACGCTTTTACCCTCGGTATTAATCCGCCGGTTCGTGAATCCGGCAATATCGCTGGATCTGCCGGAATAACCATTAAAGGACCGGTTGGGCAGGTAACGATCGAAGAGGGAGTTATCGTAGCTGCAAGGCATATTCACTTCCATACGAGCGATGCCGAACGCTTCGGAGTTACAGACAAGCAGCGGCTTTCGGTTCGTCTCCAAGGTGAGCGGGGGCTTGTGCTTGATAATGTAATTGCCCGAGTATCACCGGAGTTTGCGCTTGATCTGCATATCGATACGGACGAAGCGAACGCGGCGGGCGCCAAAACAGGGGATACCGCGGAAATTATCGGGTAA
- a CDS encoding 2-oxoacid:ferredoxin oxidoreductase subunit beta, producing MATFKEFRNNVKPNWCPGCGDFSVQAAIQRAAANVGLEPEKLAVISGIGCSGRISGYINAYGLHGIHGRALPIAQGVKLANRELTVIASGGDGDGFAIGMGHTVHAIRRNLDVTYIVMDNQIYGLTKGQTSPRSAEGFKTKSTPEGSIESTLSPLEIAMSAGATFVAQSFSSDLKQLTSLIEEGLKHKGFSLINVFSPCVTFNKVNTYDWFKENIVNLEQFPDYDPANRIAAMNKIMETGGMLTGLIYQNKERKAYDELIVGFKEQGLANQELSLSQDQFDKLVAEFR from the coding sequence ATGGCGACATTTAAAGAGTTTCGTAATAACGTCAAGCCGAACTGGTGCCCGGGCTGCGGCGACTTCTCCGTGCAAGCGGCGATTCAACGCGCGGCGGCGAACGTTGGCCTGGAGCCTGAGAAGCTTGCAGTAATTTCCGGTATCGGTTGTTCCGGCCGGATTTCCGGTTACATTAACGCTTACGGCCTGCACGGTATTCACGGCCGCGCGCTGCCGATTGCGCAGGGCGTTAAGCTCGCTAACCGCGAACTGACGGTTATCGCATCCGGCGGCGACGGTGACGGGTTTGCAATCGGGATGGGCCACACGGTCCATGCCATCCGCCGTAACCTGGACGTGACATACATCGTCATGGACAATCAAATTTACGGTTTGACTAAGGGTCAAACGTCCCCTCGTAGCGCGGAAGGCTTCAAGACGAAATCGACTCCTGAGGGCTCGATCGAGTCTACGCTGTCTCCGCTGGAAATTGCAATGTCCGCAGGGGCAACGTTCGTGGCGCAATCGTTCTCGAGCGATCTCAAGCAGCTGACCTCGCTGATCGAAGAAGGCCTGAAGCATAAAGGGTTCTCGCTCATCAACGTATTTAGCCCTTGCGTAACCTTCAACAAAGTCAACACGTACGACTGGTTTAAAGAAAATATCGTTAATCTGGAGCAATTCCCGGATTACGATCCGGCAAACCGTATAGCGGCCATGAACAAAATCATGGAAACGGGCGGCATGCTGACCGGTCTTATTTATCAAAATAAAGAACGTAAAGCGTATGACGAGCTTATTGTCGGGTTCAAAGAGCAGGGTCTTGCCAACCAGGAGTTGTCCTTGTCGCAAGATCAATTCGACAAGCTGGTTGCCGAATTCAGATAA
- a CDS encoding 2-oxoacid:acceptor oxidoreductase subunit alpha, producing MISQLSWKIGGQQGEGVESTDRIFSTALNRLGYYLYGYRHFSSRIKGGHTNNKIRISTKPIRAISDDLDILVAFDQESIDLNAHELRAGGVVVADAKFNPTLPDGINARLFPVPITSIAEDLGTSLMKNMVASGASWALLGLPIDVFNKAVEEEFGRKGAAIVEKNVEAVKRGSDFVLDLAGGPLEEFQLEPADGKQKLFMIGNEGIGLGAVAGGCRLMAAYPITPASEIMEYLIKKLPKFGGTVVQTEDEIAAVTMAIGSNYAGVRTMTASAGPGLSLMMEAIGLAGMTETPLVIVDTQRGGPSTGLPTKQEQSDLNAMVYGTHGEIPKIVIAPASIEDCFYDTIESFNLSEQYQVPVIVMTDLQLSLGKQSCEPLELDKIQINRGKLVRDLPELPENQLFKRYELTEDGVSPRVIPGDKNGLHHVTGVEHDETGRPSESAINRKKMMDKRLTKLDGMLIRDAVRADAPYAEADLLVIGMGSTGGTIDEARTRLENDGLKTNHITVRQIHPFPTDLVKSYMDSAKNVVVLENNATAQLAAQVKLNVGQAEKIHSLLKYDGNPFLPSEVYKACKELV from the coding sequence TTGATCAGTCAATTGTCTTGGAAAATCGGGGGACAACAAGGGGAAGGCGTCGAAAGTACGGACCGTATTTTCTCGACTGCGCTTAACCGGCTTGGATACTATTTATACGGATATCGTCACTTTTCTTCACGTATCAAGGGTGGTCATACAAATAATAAAATTCGGATCAGCACGAAGCCGATTCGCGCGATCTCCGATGATTTGGACATATTGGTCGCATTTGACCAAGAGAGCATCGATCTTAACGCTCATGAGCTCCGTGCGGGCGGCGTCGTAGTAGCCGATGCGAAATTTAATCCCACACTGCCTGATGGCATTAACGCACGTTTATTCCCGGTTCCGATCACTTCGATCGCTGAAGATCTCGGTACATCCCTAATGAAAAACATGGTAGCGTCCGGCGCATCCTGGGCGCTTCTCGGTCTGCCGATCGACGTGTTCAATAAAGCGGTTGAAGAAGAATTCGGCCGTAAAGGCGCGGCGATCGTCGAGAAGAACGTAGAAGCGGTCAAACGAGGCTCGGATTTCGTACTCGACCTTGCCGGCGGACCTCTTGAAGAGTTCCAGCTTGAGCCTGCCGACGGTAAACAAAAGCTGTTTATGATCGGTAACGAGGGTATCGGTCTCGGCGCAGTCGCGGGCGGCTGCCGTCTGATGGCGGCGTATCCGATCACTCCTGCATCGGAGATCATGGAATATTTGATTAAAAAGCTGCCTAAATTCGGTGGTACAGTCGTTCAAACCGAAGACGAAATCGCAGCAGTTACGATGGCCATCGGTTCTAACTACGCAGGAGTGCGTACGATGACCGCTTCTGCTGGCCCCGGACTGTCCCTGATGATGGAGGCAATCGGTCTTGCGGGCATGACCGAAACTCCGCTTGTCATTGTCGACACGCAGCGCGGCGGACCTTCTACCGGCCTGCCGACGAAGCAGGAGCAGTCCGACCTCAACGCGATGGTTTACGGAACGCACGGTGAAATTCCGAAAATCGTCATCGCGCCGGCGTCGATTGAAGATTGCTTCTACGATACGATCGAATCCTTCAACCTTTCGGAGCAATATCAAGTGCCGGTCATTGTTATGACCGACCTGCAGCTCTCGCTCGGCAAGCAGTCCTGCGAACCGCTGGAGCTGGATAAGATTCAGATCAACCGCGGCAAGCTCGTTCGCGACCTGCCTGAGCTTCCGGAGAACCAATTGTTCAAGCGCTACGAGCTGACGGAAGACGGCGTATCGCCGCGTGTCATCCCCGGCGACAAGAACGGCTTGCACCATGTAACCGGCGTTGAGCACGACGAAACCGGTCGTCCTTCGGAAAGTGCGATCAACCGGAAGAAAATGATGGATAAACGACTCACGAAATTGGATGGAATGCTGATCCGCGACGCTGTTCGCGCTGACGCTCCTTATGCCGAAGCGGATCTGCTCGTAATCGGCATGGGCTCCACCGGGGGTACGATCGACGAAGCGCGTACCCGTCTTGAGAACGACGGACTCAAGACGAACCATATTACGGTTCGCCAAATTCATCCGTTCCCGACCGACCTCGTGAAATCTTACATGGACAGCGCGAAGAACGTAGTCGTGCTTGAGAATAACGCGACGGCCCAGCTTGCTGCTCAAGTGAAGCTTAATGTAGGCCAAGCGGAAAAGATTCACAGCCTTTTGAAATACGACGGCAATCCGTTCCTGCCTTCCGAAGTATACAAAGCTTGCAAGGAGTTGGTGTAA